The following proteins are co-located in the Ficedula albicollis isolate OC2 chromosome 27, FicAlb1.5, whole genome shotgun sequence genome:
- the LOC101820967 gene encoding solute carrier family 25 member 39, which produces MSRWGEPPTPRAHGIPLVLRTRGRCLSFPRCRGSCGCGRCGNGTPEPPSREGRTPRLPGLQIRREGRVGPGEGAQRWAGGSELRRGCANPSGGCGLRDGAQHRGRGLAPGLAWLRDGAVVVTPLDVVKIRLQAQRTPFSKVLAVQSVPWGAQPATWKCFLYCNGLMDHLYVCQNGNGCSAWYKAPGHFTGTLDAFVKIARNEGVRSLWSGLPPTLVMAVPATVIYFTTYDQLRDYLRARVGGWSPSIPLLAGALARLGAVTVISPLELIRTKMQSQQLSYRQLRLCIRSAVAQDGWLSLWRGWGPTVLRDVPFSALYWFNYELVRTWLCRQAWLDGATFTVSFISGAVSGTVAAVLTLPFDVVKTQRQIELGDSEVHPVKASKPSSTWQLMQRIRAESGTRGLFAGFLPRVIKVAPACAIMITSYEFGKSFFQKLNQEQQLRGL; this is translated from the exons ATGAGCAGGTGGGGGGAACCCCCGACACCCCGTGCCCACGGCATCCCCCTCGTGCTGCGCACGCGGGGCcgctgcctcagtttcccccgGTGTCGGGGGTCGTGCGGCTGCGGACGGTGTGGAAACGGGACCCCCGAGCCCCCCTCCCGGGAGGGGCGGACCCCGAGATTGCCGGGGCTGCAGATCCGGAGAGAGGGACGTGTGGGGCCAGGGGAGGGGGCACAgcgctgggctgggggctccgAGCTCCGGCGGGGGTGCGCGAACCCCTCGGGGGGCTGCGGGCTCCGGGATGGGGCTCAG CACCggggcagggggctggcacCGGGGCTGGCATGGCTAAGGGATGGTGCCGTTGTAGTGACGCCGCTGGACGTGGTGAAGATCCGGCTGCAGGCCCAGAGGACTCCCTTCTCCAAAG TGTTGGCAGTGCAGTCAGTGCCCTGGGGCGCTCAGCCGGCCACAT GGAAGTGTTTCCTGTACTGCAACGGGCTCATGGACCACCTGTACGTGTGCCAGAACGGCAACGGCTGCAGCGCCTGGTACAAGGCCCCCGGCCACTTCACCGGCACGCTG gACGCCTTTGTGAAGATCGCACGCAACGAGGGCGTCAGATCCCTGTGGAGCGGCTTGCCCCCCACCCT GGTGATGGCTGTGCCAGCCACCGTCATTTACTTCACCACCTACGACCAGCTGCGGGACTACCTGCGCGCCCGGGTggggggctggagcccctccatccccctgctGGCTGGGGCCCTGGCCAGGC TGGGCGCCGTGACCGTCATCAGCCCGCTGGAGCTGATCCGCACCAAGATGCAGTCGCAGCAGCTCAGCTACCGCCAGCTGCGCCTCTGCATCCGCTCGGCGGTGGCGCAGGACGGCTGGCTGTCCctctggag gggctggggccCCACCGTGCTGCGGGACGTGCCCTTCTCGG ctctgtACTGGTTTAACTACGAGCTGGTGAGGACgtggctctgcaggcaggcCTGGCTGGACGGGGCCACCTTCACCGTCAGCTTCATATCCGGGGCCGTCTCCGGCACG GTGGCCGCGGTGCTGACGCTGCCCTTCGACGTGGTCAAAACCCAGCGGCAGATCGAGCTGGGAGACAGTGAGGTGCACCCAG TCAAAGCCTCCAAGCCTTCCTCCACCTGGCAGCTCATGCAGAGGATCCGTGCTGAGTCTGGCACCCGGGGGCTGTTTGCAG